AGCCGATCTTATGGCGATTGACTAAATAGGTGCGCGCAGTCAAATCTTGACGATCCAACAAAACCGCATCAGTCACCGGTATAAACGGACTCTTCTCCAACAATAAATCGTACACCATCGTGCCTGGAATCAGATGGACGGATCCTTGCCGCATGTAAGGTCCGACACTGAACAGTGCTCGGCTGGTTTCCTTCTGAACGTAAAAACTCTCAATGCCGCTGCGTTGGTTCTGACTGGTCGAGCTTAAGTCGGCGATCAACAGCACTTCGCGCACGTAAACCATATACTCATCGGCGCCCAAGGCGATCGGTTTGCCGTTGGCGCGCTCCAAGGTGGCGTCCTTGAGCGAAAAAACGTCCTCGCCATCGCGCGCGCCGAGGTAATTGCTAAGCCGGCTCTGCTGGGTTACCAACACGCCGCGCACGATCGCGCCCTGGAGGTAAACCTCCAACGGCATGGTGTAGGTGAGCGATTGTTCTTCTGTCATCGGCAAGCGCCGCGGCGATCTCGGGAAGCGTAAAATCGCCACCGGCCGCGCAGGAATTATGACACCGCACAGTTGTCTTAACAATAGAACATCGCGGCGTGACGACAAGGTATCGTGACGCGCCGCGATCTTCTGGAGATGGGAGATTTTGGTGGGCCGCCGGAGGGTCGAACTCCGGACCCGCTGATTAAGAGTCAGCTGCTCTACCAACTGAGCTAGCGGCCCATGATCTGACTGCGTTCGGAATCGCAGATTTCAAATTACAATTGCCAGAATTTGGAATCTGTAATCTGAAATCTGTCATCCCAAAATGGATGGGGTGAGTGAAGGGACTTGAACCCTCAACCCCTGGAACCACAATCCAGTGCTCTAACCAATTGAGCTACACTCACCGCACAAACGACAACCCAAGCTGGTGCGCCAGAAGGGATTCGAACCCCTGACCTACGGCTTAGAAGGCCGTTGCTCTATCCACCTGAGCTACTGGCGCAATAAAAAAGTACTGAGTAACGAGTGCTGAGGCATGATTCCGCTCCGTCCCCTCAAAAACTACCCAACACTCAAAACTAAGCACTCATCACTCAGCACTTCGTGATGGTCGGGGCGAGAAGATTCGAACTTCCGACCCCCTGCGCCCAAGGCAGGTGCGCTACCAGGCTGCGCTACGCCCCGTCAAATTTAACCACGGGTTATTTTACACAGCGACTTCATGAAATCAAGGTGACAGAGCGAAATCGCGCAGCGACGGCAACGCCTCGGCGAATCTTTTCAGCGCCTTGCCGCGATGGCTCACGGTCGCTTTGCGCTCTCGATCGATCTCGCCGAAGGTTTTTCCGAACGGTGGAAAGAAAAATAATGGATCGTAACCGAAGCCCTGGCTGCCGACACGCTTAAAGCCGATGCGCCCTTCGCAGGTTTCGCGGGCGAGCCATTCTTTCATGCCGCCCGCGCCAGGAATGCAAAGTGCTAAGACGCAAACGTAGCGCGCCGTACGCTGTTCCGTCGCGACGGCCTGTAATTCACCCAAAAGCTTGTCGTTGTTCCGTTCGTCATCGCCCTCGACGCCGCAATAGCGCGCCGAATATATCCCCGGCGCGCCGCCCAAGGCGTCGACTTCAATGCCGGAATCGTCAGCCAAAGTCATCAATCCGGAAAATTGCGCTAGTGTGCGCGCCTTCTTGAGCGCGTTCGCTTCGAACGTGTCGCCGTCTTCAACCACCGCCGGTGGATCGGGCAAATCTTTTGAAGAAAGTATTCGCAGCGACAGATGACTGAGGAAAGCCTGTACCTCGACAAACTTCCCGGGATTGGTGGTGGCAACAAGCAGATCGATCACAGATTTTTTTTGCGCCGTTTGCGCTTTTTGCGGCCAATCCCTCTCCGCTCTCAAGCCACACTCGCGATGATTTTCTTCTGCGCTTTCATCAAATCCTTGATCCCACCCTGGGCGATCTCCGCCATCTTTTCCATTTCTTTACGCGTAAACGGCTCGTGCTCGGCGGTGCCTTGGACTTCGATGAACTTTCCCGCGCCGGTCATAACAAAGTTCATATCGACATCGGCCGCGCTATCTTCGACGTAGCACAGGTCCAATAAGATCTTGCCGTCGACGATGCCGATACTCACAGCGGCGACGGCATCTTTGAGCGGATCGGCTTTGATAACGCCCTTTGTCAACCAACCGGGCACTGCCGTGGCCACCGCCACATAGGCGCCGGTGATCGACGCCGTGCGGGTGCCGCCGTCGGCTTGAATCACGTCGCAGTCGATCCAGATCGTCCGCTCGCCCAAACTTTTCATATCGGCGACGGCGCGCAGGCTGCGGCCGATCAAACGTTGAATCTCGTGGGTCCGGCCGCCGACCTTGCCGCGCGACGATTCCCGGCCGATGCGTTGTTGCGACGAGCCCGGCAGCATGCCGTATTCCGCGGTGATCCAACCCTTGCCGCTGTTGCGCAGAAACGGCGGCACCCGCTCTTCGAGCTTCGCCGTGCAAATCACTTTGGTATCGCCCATTTCGATCAACACCGAACCATCCGCTGTCTTGATATAGTTCGGCGTAATCTTCAAAGCCCTCATCTGGTTTGGTTTTCTACCATCAGCTCTCATTCGTAATCCACTTCCAATTCTTAAATAGAATTTCTTGACTATTGCCTGTTGCCTATTGCCTTCTTCAACTATTCAAATGAAACACCACCATCTTCAACTCCGTCATCTCATTGACGGCATACCTGGGCCCTTCTTTACCGAAGCCGGAATCTTTCAGCCCGCCGTAGGGCATCAGATCGACGCGCCACTGGGAACCCCAGTTGACGTGCAAGTTGCCGGCTTCCGCTTCGCGGGCGAACTTCATCGCCCATTCGACATTGTCGGTGAAGATTCCCGCGGCCAATCCGTAAATACTGTCGTTGGCCAATGCGATCGCTTCCTCGATGCTATCGAACGGCGTCACCGCCAGCGCCGGTCCGAATAGCTCATCGCGCGAGATGCGCATGTCCGGATGGACATCCGCCACCAGCGCCGGCACATAGATCGCGCCGCGCCGGCCGCCTCCCGCGACTAATTTGGCGCCGCCGCGAACCGCTTCGTTGATCCAGTCATCGACGCGTACCGCTTCGCTCTCTTTGACCATCGGACCGACTTTATTTTTCTCGTCGAGCTGGTTGCCGGTGGTCAACGCTTCGACCTTGGGCTTTAATGCCGCGAGAAGATCGCCGTAAACTTTTTTCGACGCCAGCACGCGCTGGGTCGAAATGCAGGTCTGTCCGGCGTTGCCGTAACCGGTCATCGCCAACACGGTCGCAACTTTTTCCAAGTCGGCATCCGGCATGACGATCACCGGACTGTTGGAGCCAAGTTCCATGGTGACTTTTTTAATCCCCGCGGTGCGGCAGATGCGCTCACCGATTTCCCGGCTACCAGTAAATGTCACCTTACGCACTCTACGATCGGCCACCAAGGCATCGCCGATCTCGCCACCCGAACCGGTGAGGCATTGAATCCCTTCCGGCGGCAAACCCGCTTCGAGCAATATCTCAGTTAATTTTATCGCCGACAGCGGCGTATCGGACGCCGGCTTAATAATGACAGTGTTGCCCGCCGCCAACGCCGGCCCGACTTTGTGACAGACTAAGTTCAACGGGAAATTAAACGGCGCGATCGCCGCCACCACACCGCAGGGCACGCGCAAGGTGAAACCGAGTTTCTTGCTGCCCGTGGGATCGGCGTCCAACGGCACGGTCTCACCGTGCAAACGTTTT
The Deltaproteobacteria bacterium DNA segment above includes these coding regions:
- a CDS encoding XTP/dITP diphosphatase encodes the protein MDLLVATTNPGKFVEVQAFLSHLSLRILSSKDLPDPPAVVEDGDTFEANALKKARTLAQFSGLMTLADDSGIEVDALGGAPGIYSARYCGVEGDDERNNDKLLGELQAVATEQRTARYVCVLALCIPGAGGMKEWLARETCEGRIGFKRVGSQGFGYDPLFFFPPFGKTFGEIDRERKATVSHRGKALKRFAEALPSLRDFALSP
- a CDS encoding ribonuclease PH, with protein sequence MRADGRKPNQMRALKITPNYIKTADGSVLIEMGDTKVICTAKLEERVPPFLRNSGKGWITAEYGMLPGSSQQRIGRESSRGKVGGRTHEIQRLIGRSLRAVADMKSLGERTIWIDCDVIQADGGTRTASITGAYVAVATAVPGWLTKGVIKADPLKDAVAAVSIGIVDGKILLDLCYVEDSAADVDMNFVMTGAGKFIEVQGTAEHEPFTRKEMEKMAEIAQGGIKDLMKAQKKIIASVA
- a CDS encoding aldehyde dehydrogenase family protein, with translation MKNFVAGQWIDKAKKIDVTNPFDNSLVDSVPKADAGDLEKALAFAERGAKVMAKMSSYERWKILRKAADMMADRNEELGQIISKEEGKIIAEGRGEANRAVETMMGSAEEAKRLHGETVPLDADPTGSKKLGFTLRVPCGVVAAIAPFNFPLNLVCHKVGPALAAGNTVIIKPASDTPLSAIKLTEILLEAGLPPEGIQCLTGSGGEIGDALVADRRVRKVTFTGSREIGERICRTAGIKKVTMELGSNSPVIVMPDADLEKVATVLAMTGYGNAGQTCISTQRVLASKKVYGDLLAALKPKVEALTTGNQLDEKNKVGPMVKESEAVRVDDWINEAVRGGAKLVAGGGRRGAIYVPALVADVHPDMRISRDELFGPALAVTPFDSIEEAIALANDSIYGLAAGIFTDNVEWAMKFAREAEAGNLHVNWGSQWRVDLMPYGGLKDSGFGKEGPRYAVNEMTELKMVVFHLNS